DNA sequence from the Liolophura sinensis isolate JHLJ2023 chromosome 1, CUHK_Ljap_v2, whole genome shotgun sequence genome:
agcattgttgcaagttgatttacattaaataatgcttgaaatcatttttcttaaataacgaatgagaatcTTGTCATTTTAGGGGATGCCTTTCATTGCCAGTTGTAAAGGAAAAAAgtatcaagggaaataaatcaagataGAGTTACctctgtaaatgaagttacatcccatgaaaaatttaaacttttccacttttccaaattatttttttttttgggatccgaagtaaattaaatttttcagaatatgtgccgttacataaatgtgtacaccgtctggttttctcctgtcagactgttATTCCAGtatactgatcataatgttgcatttaaataaactgaatgtacaaattaattttatagcaaatttttctgatagaggaaattacattttactaggatcctacaTATAGGTTGAAAACAGgattgattgtttttttctcaaaaaacaaaaacatgcagccaagcattggtccattattttgatggcaattgttctaaatgtaacgtttgataaactccagatatatccggaagagaccaaactgattctagcagctacaccaaggcagataaaagtgaattacagaaggagacctatAAGCagccaagcattggtccattattttgatggcaattgttctaaatgtaatgtttgataaactccagatatatccggaagagaccaaactgattctagcagctacaccaaggcagataaaagtgaattacagaaggagacctatAAGAGTCATGGCtgctaaggaagtatggctaaagaaaaatagtatttacaaCAACATCTGATGAGTGactaaagtgactggctaaaaaaaatactgactcAGAGGAAGCCCttcataatgatatatggcgtCATTTTTTTTGACTGAGCCAAGGCCAGGTCAAAGAATGTGTTACATCacagaggtgaagggcagatatttcttgcaaaagcaagcatGCTATTCAATAGATATGCATGCAAATTACaacatctataattcagacttaaaatatagtctataatttgcaccatggtatgtttaaactagccttgaaaaaaacaaaactcctggaaaactccttgaaaTCTCCttgaaaactccttgaatttcattttcatatacctgtacgaaccatggctctgcccgatttcctcccaccataatgttggccactgtTATATAAAGaattattcttgaatatgggATGTAACACACTCATCAAATAATCAGGTCATTTATATTCTTATCTAGCTCCATGGTCTGATGTATGGCATTATTGTGTTATTCTGATTTGACACCTGGGAGGAATATGAGCCAAACttgctctgtagggctgtgattacgtatactatcgcAGTCCTGTCTTGTTTTCATAAGTTTACCTTGAACAGCTCTGTACTTTCCTTGCTGGCATTtatatactactgctgggcaccaaataatttgtttgcaCATAGTCATAGTGGTCTCAGCTGTCAaatccaggtaggtgttcccatgtgtcatcactaataaatccacacaGGCATGGAACTAGTGGAAACTGCCGTGTTTGAATGCATGTAATAATGTAAACACTAACAGGTGTTATATTCGTGCCAGTTGACACAGTGTAAAATCTGAAAAGCAGAAAAGCGGCCAGTGCAGTACACACCCAAGATGTAACCAACACCACTGTGCTCCTGAAGTTATGCCAGATCGATAGGACCCTTGATTCCCATCTGGCAGCTTTTCAGATTGTGCTGCTATTTCTTGTGTTTGGTCTAGAACCACAGTAAATGCTTCTGTTCAGTTTTGAATTACCAAGGTGAGGACCATGAAGGTAATGGCATTCAGAAGTTAGTCAGAGTCAGATGACACTTTGCAAAATCTTTCATTTGCAGTCAGATGATGTTATACCAAGTATGTTTCATATTCAGATATCATCACTGAAGTCTGTCAAAGTAAAagacattgtatatatatatatatatatatatatatatatatatatatatatatatatatatgccaaatCACAACATGATGAAGACCAAGCTTTTTTGTATTCATCTCACTTGTGATAAACCCTGGTGCAAATTTAATTACAGGTACTTGTTTAACTGTGGAGAAGGTACACAGCGGATAGCCCAGGAGCACAAGTGAGGGACAAGTTATAATCATTTATATTTCAGTGGAACATAAGATCAGCTATagtatgtgtttttgtttagatTTGCACTTCTAGGTCAGTACTTGAAACCTTGCATGATAGCAGTTAAAGTAACAAGTATGAAGATGTAGGCAAAACCTGTAAATGTAAAATtccatttttgaaaataaaaaatatattagttTTTAGTCTTATGAAGACCCAGTTCTGTTGGTAAGGAGGAATCCTGTactgtatatttgtcatttattgtCTTTCATCTTTGAATccttttaatgtacatgtaataaatgatatttgttttagAATTAAGCTGTCAAAATTAGAGAACGTCTTCATTACACACAAGTCATGGGAGAACCTAGGTGGCTTGCTTGGTAAGATACGCAATTGTcattaattttgtcagaatccTAAATATTTTTGTCAGAACCCTAAATATAATAGAACATGGTACTGGCATTTTGCTAGCCACTAAGTGGACTACATAAACATTTAGTAAACTGTCTAATTGTGCATTTTGCCTGGCAGAATTACCCGGCAGTACTTTTTCTGGTTTCATGAAAGAACTAACgtgaacaaaaaatattaaaatggtgCAAAACAGGtacatggcataaaacaaacaGTGATATTGTTTGACGTGTTATTTTGCAGGCATGGCCCTGACATTGGAAAGTATCAATGTTCCTCAAATAACTCTGCATGGGCCTGATGGAATAGTAAGTACCAGCAATATTATTACCTTCCCTgactcattacatgtacataatggtgTCTGACAGATATGTTGGGCATACACTTTAAATGATTTAaggttaatttatttgattagtaagATTTACTGTTTGTTGCCTAACATCTGACTCATTTCTGAGTCAAATGCTGACAATTGTTAATGCATTATGGCAGCATTATTGCAAGTTTTGGGCTACTATATAAGATAGTAATAATCTGATGGCTAATGCCAAAGTAAAGTGCGTAAAATAGTATGATTTTAAGCTCTTTGGTGGAAACATTGTCATTCTGACTGTATGAAACAGATCTTTATTTGAGAATCATGTGGAAAAgcgaaaatgaaaattattttatttttttacaggaAAAAGTTGTTCACATGGCCAAATCCTTCAATTCTCAACATTCAACTATAAAACTTGGTAAGCCTTTAATTGGGTTGTGAAGTTTGGTTTTATTAGTAACTTTCTTCTACATTTTTTGGTGTATGTGTTTGGACTGATAGAAGTGTAATTTTTGAAAACTGCTGGAAGTGCATTGTCTTCTTTCTGGAAAAATTGAATAAGTATAGATGTGTGAAGTACGTTGTTATGATAGTTTAATGATATTATCACTATTAAGtccttgtgttgttttttgaaTTGTCAGAAAAGAAGGCTTTGACTGATGGCAGATTTGAAGACACAGCTGTTGTTATTGACTATGTTGTTCTGTGGAAAGACAAGGTCTATGATAAACTACCCATGGAGATGTCACAGGGGGAGTCTGGGAGGAGGGGCCATGACTTGTCTGGTGAGGGAGAACACTGTGTTCACACCATTGCAATCTGCTGGAAATGTAGATGCAATAATGTTTCTGAAGTTAACTTCAACTGTATCTACCCTATTGTgctattttctttcttttatttttttctgaaaatcagTCTGTTctttatagatacatgtatactttgtaCTTCTGCTCTACATCAAGCTTGGTGGgacacaaaattttttttttggtgtgtccagatatttatttacatttaatattatCATGAAATGTCAAGTGATTTTTATAGTGAGGCCAGTGTACAATAATGCAGGAGCACTGAACAACTTCAGTGGCACAAATTGAATCAAGACTTAGTTCTGTCTTTTTCACCACAGGTCCAGCTCCATCCAAAAGACTGAAGATTGAAAATTCACCTGCTGCGCAGGATTGTATTGTGGCTTACATATGTAAGGTGTGTTACCattacatttgttacatccaAACAATCTTTTGTGGGTAAAATGCGTGAGATGCGAAGAAAAATTTGTGTTTATAGCgcacatgtacaaattacaGGCATAGCTAACTGCTTATGTTGTACTCTGAGCATTGGCGGCTTATAagagggaaagcaatgttaaacaaaatgttaggggtggtttcTCAAGAAGTGTAGCATGTGGTGACCTAAAGTTTTACctgcatacatgcacaaagcaCAATGATGcaaggggatgttccatcactgattcTCTGCGtgtatattaattactgtaaattaccaaattcacaacttcAGGACTTGAACTGAAGTCTTGCATTCAGGTGTCTCTACAGGGGAGCTCTTTGGTACCCTTGCGACCAAATCAGTGTTAATTTGTGTTGTAAAGCAGAATAAGCTTTGATGGCATATAGTTATAAGAAAGTGTCATGAGGCTTGTATGGAACATTCCACATGCCAATACATCTATCTTCTGATATAACCTTCagtttcattaattttaaattatatatggAGCAATTTCTTTGCTATTTTCTATGATTTGTGTCTATTTTTCAGCCTCATCCACCTTTGCGAAAGCTGAATATAGAAAAATGTGTTGAATTGGGAGTTCCAAGGTAATGTCACAGTCAGCTGACAATCTGTTTCAATCAAAATGCCATAGTTAATTGATACGCttcttatttttcttaaattctCAACAACTGTAATCCTGTACATAATTGAGCATAGTTCACTGTTTCATGTATCTCTGATCAAGTAGACGTAAGACTTTAAATTTGTGTACAGTTGATCAGCTTTCACTAATACTCTGTTGTGTTTGTTAACAGCGGACCAATGTGTGGGAAATTAAAGGAAGGAGAAGAAATAACTTTAGGGGATGGAACTGTGGTAAATGAACAATcatttgtctttgtgttgttttatctTACAATGTCAGCATACTAGTAAAGTTACACACAAGCTAAAGAAGTTTCATGAGTAAAAAAAGGTTTAATAACTTTAATAAGTGTTGTAGTATTCTAATATTTTTATCAGATTTGAAGATGAAGTTTGACTGCTTTATTCCAGATAACCCCAGATCAGGTACTCAGTAAGCCAGAAATCAGCAAAGCCATCATAGGTGAGTTTTCAGAAGAGAATCACAATATAGTGTCCAGTTTAACCTGTATCCATGGTTGCTTATAAATTTAAGGCTTAAGATGTTTACATTTGCTTTTCATAGATGGCATATAAGCCCTAGCCTGCCTCTCTCAAATGAGGAACTTCTTTAAGGTTCTGGCTTGTAACAGATAGTTACAGTCATTCCTAACATAACTGTTTCCAGATgaaacacaggtgaaaactgtatGATTGTGTAACTGAGAATGCCAGTGATAGATTGTTTATCTTCAGTGTTGGAGTGCCCCAGCCTAGAATTCCTGAAGCCTGTATTGAACTGTGAAGCGTTTCATCGGTTGCAATCTGCAGACGCTGATGACTCACCAAACCTTATAGTGCACATGACCCCAGCTAGTATCCTGGAGTCTCCCGAGTACCAGGCTTGGATGAACAGGTGTGTTGTTTACCGTGGATACTGTGGATTAAATGGTCAGTCAGGCGTCACACCTGGAAGACCCAAATGTTATCAAACTATGTGTGCAGAGATTCTGTTCGCAAGAAGAAcaaaatacagatgtacatagATTATTAAAGAATTGATATTTATGGATTCTTACAGTATTTCTTGTATACAATttcttgttacaatttgtaTGCATTGACCTTTAAGAAGCTTGCTTAAAGCTTAAGAAATAATCTTGAAATGTGGAGATATGCATGAtggaatgtttgtttttcaggtttGGGACTGAGACAAATCACTTGGTAATAAATGAGAACACATCAACCATTGCTTTTGAGGGGATGTATAGAATCCAGGCCATGCTGAACCTGATTGAGCCTAGGATCTTCCCTCTTTTGCCACATCAAATAGACAAGGAGGTAACAGTGCAGAGTCTGGTCAGCCCTTTTTACACACAGTCATTGTGtttattgaaataaaacagGATGATTACAAAGTCAAATACTTCTACTATCCATTCATCCTGGGGCtattatatactgtatataatagtcccagatTCATCTTATAATTTCATTAAATAAATCTGCgggatgtttttctgtttttctgcctGTCATACTTGTGATGTAATGTTAAGCGCATTATGCTCTGGAACACTTGAATGAATGCAAATGACCTACTGTTTCCCATTTTGCTCCATtgtgagagttttattgatctcTTGTGGTATTTTGAGGTAGGATGGTGCCCTACTGCATGCAATtcattttcagcaccaaaagtaacatttaatgGCTGTGATTTGGCTCCAAAATTTCACCTTTTGTGGAAGTTTTAGGGCAAATACTTTGTGTGGGTCTGTTGATCAGTGAGCTCTGTCATAGCCTGTATGACAAATAACTATCCTAGTgaccttatttatttgattggtgttttacggcacgctcaagaatatttcacttatatgacgaccagcattatgttgggaggaaactgggcagagttttgatcatccgcaggtttctgccacatcttcccacatatgactggagaggaagccagcctgtaTATTGATCTTATCTAAGAAGACAATTTTAGACAATAATAGTTTGCCTTTGTCTGTTGTAGAATCTACCTCCTGACCGTGGCAATGTTATAATGGGCAGAACCAACCTGGTGTATCAGTACAGGCCAAGTAAAGGCTTCTGCAGGTAATACACTGCTTTGTGGTGAATTAAAAACTGTGAAAGCTGTACAGAAATTTGTGCTTAATGAGCATATATTAATTTATGCATTAAGGTGGGGAACTGCtgattgtacatttatttatattcctAAAGGGTCAAATTTCTGAGTGTAAtgaattcataaaatatatgtgatcTTGGTCACTTTTAACATTTAACTTTTCCTGCGTGTTGGAAACAATATATTTCACTGTGTGAGTGTTTGCAATTTTGGATTTATTTCAAAAGCCAAACATATTGACACAGTCAAATGAACAGTTTTGTATTCTTGCAAAATTGTATCCAATTTCATTTTGTAATGTTACTTTTGTTCTCGATGAGGAGCCTCCATGGGCGAGGGGGTTAGAACTCAGGCACAGCAAGTTCCCCACCAATGCAGGTGCCTCCCAGCAATGCTGTCattgtgagtccagctcatactggcttcctctccagcggtaagtgggaaggtctgccagtaacctgtgtatggtcatgggtttcccttggactctgtccggtttcctcccaccgtgcTGAATGATGtatacttgagtacggtataaaacaccaatcaagtaaacaagcAAATTTTATTCTGGATACAATAAGCTAGTTAGTTTTAGCTAGTTTAGTTTCTGACTTAGTTTTATCGAATTTACATTTGCATTTTAGGGACCTATGTGTGGAACTTGATAATGGGAAATGTGTTGAGGCAGCCAAAGAAAAGCTAGATGTATTAGAGGAGCTGGAGAAACTGGACCAGGCCAAGCTGACTGTGACCAGCAGTGGTAAGATAGTTCATTGGGTGTGGGTCATTTATTGCCTGATTTCTGAGTTCATATTGAAATATTCAACCATTCTGATAAATCAGTTTCCTAAACTGAGATTTGCTTTAATTGTACTTGGTTGAGTGTGGATGGAGTAGAACTCCAGAACAGCAGAGAGCCTGACATATTGTAAACAATGTTTACCATGATTGCTAGTCAGGTGTATATAGAGAGAATATAGAAaatgtgtatgcatatacatgtatatttaacagagtGTTAAACTCCatgaaagtgaaagtagttGAGATCCATATCAAATTAACCAATCAACGGGAGGTGCTCTTTTCCCATCCTGATAACAGGAAGGGGCTGGTAGCCAATGTAAGCGTATGTTCTGTTAAATCAGTCGGATGTAAGGTCTCATTGCTTAAATGTATGTCAGACACTATTAATAATTTGTTAATCTTTTTTTATACTTTGTCAGAACCTGAGGAGCCCTCCTACCCTGAGGTGATATTTCTGGGCACTGGTTCCTCCATACCATCCAAAGTTAGAAATGTCTCCTGTATCCTGGTACAGACAGAGTAAGTTTGATCTTTGTACTGCAAAGCTcttcaaataatattttaccTGAAGAATCATCCGGGAGTAGATTGACACACCACAGCAAGCTACAGATACAAGGATTACAATAACTGCTGTAAGAAATAAAGCCATTCACCTGACAGCCATAGTCTTAGTTTTAGTATTTGCTATGATACTTCACTGGTGACAATTTTTGTGAATATGCTTGCTTATTGGTGCTTATTTGTTGAAAGCTTTTAGTTTATTTAGTTCACCATATGACCTGTCTATAGTTGTAGTCAATATCTGTGATCGATGTGATATCAGTGGCATAAGCTGACCATTATACCGTGATTTCCCATGCTTTCCGTGGCCATAGAGTTGCTCTTTAGGTCTAAGTGtcagtttgttacattgtttcAAACAGGACAGGTACATGTTGCTGCACTGTGGAGGGGCACTACAGTCAGAGGCTGGAGAATCTCACTGCTGAATTTGTCTATGTTTGAGACAGGACAAGTACATGTTGCTGGACTGTGGACGGGCACTACAGTCAGAGGCTGGAGAATCTCACTGCTGTGTTTGTCTATGTTTCAGACAGGACAGGTACATGTTGCTGGACTGCGCACGAGCACTAAAGTCAGAGGCTAGAGAATTTCACTGCTGTGTTTGTCTATGTTTCAGACAGGACAAGTACATGTTGGCTGGAGAATCTTGCtgctgtgtttgtctttgtttcAGACAGGACAGGTATATGTTTCTGGACTGTGGACAGGCACTACAGTCAGAGGCTGGAGAATCGCACTGCTGTGTTTGATTCAGACAGGACAAGTACATGTTGCTGGACTGTGGACGGGCACTACAGTCAGAGGCTGGAGAATCTCACTGCTGTGTTTGTCTATGTTTCAGACAGGACAGGTACATGTTGCTGGACTGCGCACGGGCACTAAAGTCAGAGGCTAGAGAATTTCACTGCTGTGTTTGTCTATGTTTCAGACAGGACAAGTACATGTTGGCTGGAGAATCTTGCtgctgtgtttgtctttgtttcAGACAGGACAGGTATATGTTGCTGGACTGTGGACAGGCACTACAGTCAGAGGCTGGAGAATCTCACTGCTGTGTTTGATTCAGACAGGACAAGTACATGTTGCTGGACTGTGGACGGGCACTACAGTCAGAGGCTGGAGAATCTCACTGCTGTGTTTGTCTATGTTTCAGAcagcacaagtacatgttgCTGGACTGTGGAGAGGGTGCACTAGGACAGCTGTATCATCATTTCGGTCAAAGCGTGGGAGATATACTGGAGAATCTCACTGCTGTGTTTGTCTCTCATATGCATGCAGACCATCACCTGGTAAGAGATTCTTTGAAACATCACATACAAATTGCAGATTTATACAGAAATACTTTACTTTTCAATTTATCCATGAAAGTTTAGGTAGGAACAGCAAAAATCAAAATGGGAAATCATAACATAAACAGTGGTGAATAATCATCTTGTTGATCGCTgccaaatgttttgttttggccagcatttaatttttttggtgATGTTTTGGTTTTTGTCCAGATAAAGCATATCTTGGCTTTAAATTGCTacgtatgcatttacatgtacagttagagtaaaactgTAACAACTGACATAATGCCGTATTTTACTATCActgtcactgctctgattttactctctgtgctataCTTTTTTATGTTATCTCTTccattttatgtatgtttttgtcattgCTGTGGTATTTTATGCTATAAATTCTTGTATTTTACTCAGGTGCCTTATTGTTTGCTCTTCTCATTCATTTGGCTATTTATTTTTGCAGGGAATGTTCGGCGTGTTGGAGGCTCGTAAAGAGGTGCTCGAGGCTCGCGGTAAACCTCACACCCCAGTGCTATTGTTAGCACCTATACAGATGACAAGGTGGCTCAAATTTTACAGTCAGCAAATCAAAGAATCACATAGCTATATCAGGTGAGCTGCAGTGATTCTGTTACAGATGTCAAATGACACATATACTCTTGATGGATGTAAAATGACAGGTGAACTGGAATAGatgtaaaataatacatattacattttggtGTGGAAATGGTTTCATGCACTGTATACAGGATGGGGTACAAGGAAAGTATCTGGCtctgttacatttgttacaCCTGTAATATGCTGCCTGTCTGCAGACTGGTGGCCCTTCAGGACTTACTGCCTCACCAGCTAGACAGGACCCAGACGATGTGTAACGCTGTACTAGAAGAGACCGGACTGCGTGAATTCCTACCTGTGATGGTGGAGCACTGCAAAAACGCATTTGGTGTGTGTCTGACACATCAGCGTGGCTGGAAGTTGGTCTACTCTGGAGACACCATGCCCTGTAACAGGCTGGTCCAGGCAGGTAAATTAACAACCCATTTCTGGTTTCAAGATTACCGAAAGATTGTTgattcaacaaatattttgttgcCAGAATTGGTTGTTAATCAGTTACCTATTTAACTATACGAGATATTAACCAGTGTATCAATTATGTAATGTTGTGcgtttttgtttcattcaaaGTTGCCACTACTTGAACCTTGATCCGTGTATgtgatttcaacatttttatctttgtgtGGTGGATGTTTTGTTCTGATGATTAAGATCTTTTCATTTGGGACCATTTTTAAATGGTAAAAAGCTGAGTGTTCATTTGTTCACGAGTTGTTGATCTGTGTGTTTATTCAGTTTCATGAGTTAGTTGCTGTTTTTGGTCGGTTTGCTTTTTCATGAGATGTTGCTGTGTGTATTTGTTCAATTTCACAAGTTGAcgctctgtgtgtgtgttgctGTGTTCGTATATTTTCTCAAGATGTTGCTGTGTTTGTACAGTTTCACGAGATGTTGCCGTCTTTGTACATCTTCCCTGAGATGTTGCTGTCTTTGTTCAGCTTCACGAGAGGTTGCTGCCTTCGTTCAGCTTCACAAGATGCTGCTGTCTTTGTAGAGTTTCATGAGATGCTGCCGTGTTTGTacagtttcacaaaatgttgCTGTTTGTACAGTTTCATGAGATGCTGCTGCCTGTACAGTTTCACAAGATGTTGCCGTGTTTGTAGTTTCATGAGATGTTACtgtgtttgtacattttcatgAGATGCTGCTTTCTGTGTACAGTTTCACAAGATGTTGCCGTGTTTGTAGTTTCATGAGATGTTGCTGTGTTTGTACAGTTTCACGAGAT
Encoded proteins:
- the LOC135467433 gene encoding zinc phosphodiesterase ELAC protein 2-like produces the protein MHRLRISVSATEYSRLCVEYLKPHVLIQLGGIRLRHDKLFRLLETMPKKVEGPRETLRHVKYRAKRAEGGHKMPAPSRIDVHVVGSGAKGNPRSLVISTDYSRYLFNCGEGTQRIAQEHKIKLSKLENVFITHKSWENLGGLLGMALTLESINVPQITLHGPDGIEKVVHMAKSFNSQHSTIKLEKKALTDGRFEDTAVVIDYVVLWKDKVYDKLPMEMSQGESGRRGHDLSGPAPSKRLKIENSPAAQDCIVAYICKPHPPLRKLNIEKCVELGVPSGPMCGKLKEGEEITLGDGTVITPDQVLSKPEISKAIIVLECPSLEFLKPVLNCEAFHRLQSADADDSPNLIVHMTPASILESPEYQAWMNRFGTETNHLVINENTSTIAFEGMYRIQAMLNLIEPRIFPLLPHQIDKENLPPDRGNVIMGRTNLVYQYRPSKGFCRDLCVELDNGKCVEAAKEKLDVLEELEKLDQAKLTVTSSEPEEPSYPEVIFLGTGSSIPSKVRNVSCILVQTEQHKYMLLDCGEGALGQLYHHFGQSVGDILENLTAVFVSHMHADHHLGMFGVLEARKEVLEARGKPHTPVLLLAPIQMTRWLKFYSQQIKESHSYIRLVALQDLLPHQLDRTQTMCNAVLEETGLREFLPVMVEHCKNAFGVCLTHQRGWKLVYSGDTMPCNRLVQAGEDCDLLIHEATMEDDLEEEAKYKTHSTTSQAIDVGIRMKAKFILLTHFSQRYSKIPVFNEKFTDKVGIAFDNMRVSLKDLSTLPLFTPALKAMFAEEYALLEEKTLKRNLSKKRVANDSQKLMKDFLTESNS